Proteins co-encoded in one Salvia splendens isolate huo1 chromosome 4, SspV2, whole genome shotgun sequence genomic window:
- the LOC121797878 gene encoding NAC domain-containing protein 7-like, giving the protein MNTFSHVPPGFRFHPTDEELVDYYLRRKITNRSIDLDVIKDVDLYKIEPWDLQELCRIGTEEQNEWYFFSHKDKKYPTGTRTNRATAAGFWKATGRDKAIYSKHDLIGMRKTLVFYKGRAPNGQKSDWIMHEYRLETDENGTPQEEGWVVCRVFKKRIATTQKMSEHDSPVWYEDHVSFMPDMESPKQQQYNPNLAYSSYPYKKEMSLQYGIPADHFLQLPLLESPKVLQPPSSGFGTHHQHLDQGYPSAFRNTNDQSGDQVTDWRVLDKFVASQLSQEEVSKDNETFTAAEEAGMIGGDLSKAENATTSSSSCQIDLWK; this is encoded by the exons ATGAATACGTTTTCACACGTTCCTCCGGGCTTCCGTTTCCATCCTACCGACGAAGAACTCGTCGATTATTATCTCCGGAGGAAGATCACTAACAGGAGTATCGACTTGGACGTCATCAAAGATGTTGATCTCTACAAAATTGAGCCCTGGGATCTCCAAG AGTTATGCAGAATAGGGACAGAAGAGCAAAACGAATGGTACTTTTTCAGCCACAAAGACAAGAAATATCCAACGGGAACACGCACGAATCGAGCCACAGCAGCCGGGTTCTGGAAAGCAACCGGCCGCGATAAGGCCATTTACTCCAAGCATGACTTGATCGGAATGAGaaaaaccctagttttctaCAAAGGCCGAGCTCCAAATGGCCAGAAATCAGACTGGATCATGCACGAATATCGCCTCGAAACAGACGAAAACGGGACCCCTCAG gaAGAAGGATGGGTGGTGTGCAGGGTTTTCAAGAAGAGAATCGCGACGACGCAGAAAATGAGCGAGCACGATTCTCCGGTGTGGTACGAGGATCATGTATCGTTCATGCCGGATATGGAATCTCCGAAACAGCAGCAGTACAATCCGAATCTCGCATACAGCAGCTATCCGTACAAGAAGGAGATGTCATTGCAGTACGGAATCCCGGCCGACCACTTCCTCCAGCTGCCCCTTCTAGAAAGCCCTAAGGTTCTTCAGCCTCCCTCCTCCGGCTTCGGTACCCACCACCAACACCTCGACCAAGGCTACCCCTCAGCATTCAGGAACACCAACGACCAATCTGGGGATCAAGTCACGGATTGGAGGGTTCTCGACAAGTTCGTGGCGTCGCAGCTCAGCCAGGAGGAGGTTTCTAAGGACAATGAGACTTTTACGGCTGCTGAGGAGGCCGGTATGATTGGCGGAGATTTGAGTAAGGCGGAGAATGCAACCACCTCGTCTTCCAGTTGTCAGATTGATCTGTGGAAGTGA
- the LOC121798260 gene encoding beta-fructofuranosidase, soluble isoenzyme I-like codes for MATASPYDVEGAASYLPLPSSFHPPRHSKKLLPTILLSSFLLISLILLLSTNQTPPSQIKLNDAAAADHTAPPLSRGVSKGVSEKVFRQVSSNALTFPWNNIMLSWQRTAFHFQPEQNWMNDPNGPLFHKGWYHLFYQYNQESAVWGNITWGHAVSKDLIHWFHLPYAMVPDQWYDVNGVWTGSATILPDGQIIMLYTGDTTDAVQVQCLAYPANLSDPLLIDWVKSPSNPVLFPPPGIGSKDFRDPTTAWLSPGGDKWRITIGSKVNKTGISMVYETSDFIKYDLLDGYLHQVVGTGMWECIDFYPVSLTDSNGLDTSVNGAGVKHVMKASMDDDRHDYYAIGTYDPIGNKWTPDNPELDVGIGLRYDYGIFYASKTFYDHDKQRRILWGWISESDAEGLDLIKGWACVQSIPRTVVYDQKTGTDLLQWPVEELESLRGDSVEADVKLGPGSIVPVAIDSASQLDVEVSFELDQGAVEAAPEAGAGYDCTTSGGAANRGVLGPFGILVLADDNLTESTPIYFYVAKGPNGKTESHFCADELRSSQAPDVVKTVYGSSVPVVDGEKFTIRSLVDHSIVESFAQGGRRVITSRVYPTKAINGAARVFLFNNATGASVTVSLKMWTMGSADIRQFPL; via the exons ATGGCCACAGCCTCTCCTTATGACGTGGAAGGCGCCGCCTCCTACCTCCCCCTCCCCTCCTCCTTTCATCCTCCCCGCCATTCTAAGAAGCTCCTCCCCACCATTCTCCTCTCATCCTTCCTCCTCATATCATTAATTCTCCTCCTCTCCACAAACCAAACCCCACCCTCTCAAATCAAACTCAACGACGCCGCCGCCGCAGATCACACCGCACCTCCGCTCTCGCGAGGGGTGTCGAAAGGCGTGTCGGAGAAGGTTTTCCGGCAAGTCAGCAGCAATGCTTTGACTTTCCCATGGAACAACATCATGCTATCCTGGCAGAGAACGGCTTTCCACTTTCAACCGGAACAGAATTGGATGAATG ATCCTAATG GTCCATTATTCCACAAGGGATGGTATCACCTGTTCTACCAATACAATCAAGAATCAGCTGTGTGGGGTAACATCACATGGGGCCATGCGGTCTCCAAGGATCTaatccactggttccacctccCCTACGCCATGGTCCCCGATCAATGGTACGACGTCAACGGCGTCTGGACCGGCTCCGCCACCATCCTCCCCGACGGCCAGATCATCATGCTCTACACCGGCGACACCACCGACGCCGTTCAGGTCCAGTGCCTCGCCTACCCGGCCAACCTATCCGACCCGCTCCTCATCGACTGGGTCAAGAGCCCCAGCAACCCGGTCCTCTTCCCCCCTCCCGGGATCGGCTCCAAGGACTTCCGGGACCCCACCACCGCCTGGCTCAGCCCCGGCGGCGACAAGTGGCGCATCACCATCGGTTCCAAGGTTAACAAAACCGGCATCTCCATGGTCTACGAGACCTCCGACTTCATCAAATACGACCTGTTGGATGGCTACTTGCACCAAGTTGTGGGCACGGGTATGTGGGAGTGCATTGACTTCTACCCTGTCTCGTTGACCGACTCTAATGGGTTGGACACGTCGGTCAACGGAGCCGGGGTGAAGCATGTGATGAAGGCCAGCATGGATGATGATAGGCACGACTATTATGCCATTGGGACATATGACCCGATCGGCAACAAGTGGACACCAGACAACCCGGAGCTGGACGTCGGCATTGGCCTCCGATATGATTACGGCATATTCTACGCTTCAAAGACGTTCTACGACCATGATAAGCAGAGGAGGATTCTGTGGGGTTGGATTAGTGAATCTGATGCTGAAGGACTTGATCTCATCAAGGGATGGGCTTGTGTTCAG TCTATTCCGAGAACAGTTGTGTACGACCAGAAGACAGGTACGGACTTACTTCAGTGGCCAGTGGAAGAACTTGAGAGCTTACGAGGTGACAGTGTTGAGGCTGATGTGAAGCTTGGACCGGGTTCCATTGTGCCGGTTGCAATTGATTCTGCCTCTCAGCTAGATGTGGAGGTGTCGTTTGAGCTTGACCAAGGGGCCGTTGAGGCAGCCCCTGAAGCTGGCGCGGGATACGACTGCACTACCAGCGGTGGTGCTGCCAATAGGGGAGTCTTAGGACCATTCGGAATCCTTGTTCTTGCTGATGACAATCTCACCGAGTCGACACCAATCTACTTCTATGTAGCTAAAGGGCCTAATGGCAAGACAGAGTCTCATTTTTGTGCTGATGAATTAAG GTCTTCCCAAGCTCCTGATGTTGTGAAAACAGTTTATGGAAGCAGTGTTCCAGTCGTAGATGGAGAAAAGTTCACTATTAGATCATTG GTGGACCACTCGATCGTTGAGAGCTTTGCTCAAGGAGGGAGAAGAGTGATCACTTCAAGAGTGTATCCGACAAAGGCCATCAATGGCGCAGCGCGAGTTTTCTTGTTCAACAACGCTACTGGAGCGAGCGTCACTGTATCCCTTAAGATGTGGACAATGGGGTCTGCCGATATTCGCCAGTTTCCCCTCTGA
- the LOC121798261 gene encoding ABC transporter E family member 2-like, which translates to MKQELAADLELIQIMDRYLENLSGGELQSYVIVAEYDLSVLDYMSDIICCLYGRPGRYGDVTLPFSVREGINIFLSGFVPTESFWFRDEALTLNVAETPPEESETCARHKYPSMTKTLGNFMLKVVEGEYTDSQIIVLLGENGTGKSTFLQMRAGFLKPDSVEGSDVEISDLNVSYKPQRLTSKNEFTVRIMLDFICHDSYMDPRFVSEVMEPLSIQKLMDKELVNLSFWRITEGCLTLCLGKPADIYAIDEPSAFLDSEQRIVVSKVIKKFIRQRKKTAFIAEHDFIMATYLADRVIVYDGKPSVGCVTNSPQSLMTGMNLFLSHLDFTFSKDPTSLLPRINKLESIEDREHKSSGPHYYMDD; encoded by the exons ATGAAACAAGAACTTGCTGCTGACCTTGAGTTGATTCAGATTATGGACCGTTATTTGGAAAATTTATCTGGTGGAGAGCTTCAGAG CTATGTGATTGTGGCAGAGTACGATCTTAGTGTGCTTGATTATATGTCCGACATCATATGCTGCCTTTATGGGAGACCTGGTAGATATGGGGACGTTACTCTTCCGTTCTCTGTCAGAGAAGGGATTAATATTTTCCTCTCTGGATTTGTGCCAACTGAAAGTTTCTGGTTTAGAGATGAAGCTCTTACATTGAAC GTTGCAGAGACTCCACCAGAGGAAAGTGAAACATGTGCAAGACACAAGTATCCAAGCATGACTAAGACTCTTGGAAACTTCATGCTCAAGGTGGTGGAGGGTGAATACACTGATTCTCAAATTATTGTGCTGCTTGGAGAAAATGGGACAGGAAAGTCAACCTTCCTACAGATGCGg GCTGGCTTTTTGAAGCCTGATTCAGTAGAAGGATCTGATGTGGAAATTTCTGACTTGAATGTCTCTTACAAGCCACAAAGATTGACTTCTAAAAATGAGTTTACCGTGAGAATTATGTTGGATTTCATATGCCATGATTCGTACATGGATCCTCGGTTTGTATCTGAAGTGATGGAGCCTCTGTCGATTCAAAAGTTGATGGATAAAGAGCTTGTGAATCTTTCTTTTTGGAGAATTACAGAGGGTTGCCTCACTCTTTGTCTTGGAAAG CCAGCTGATATATATGCGATAGATGAACCAAGTGCATTTCTTGACTCAGAGCAGCGCATCGTTGTTTCAAAAGTCATAAAGAAATTCATACGTCAACGGAAGAAGACTGCATTTATTGCAGAGCATGATTTTATCATGGCAACATACCTTGCTGATAGGGTGATTGTGTACGACGGAAAGCCATCTGTTGGTTGCGTTACCAATTCGCCTCAATCACTAATGACTGGAATGAACCTCTTCTTATCT CACCTGGATTTCACATTCAGTAAGGACCCAACAAGTTTGCTGCCTAGGATCAACAAACTGGAGTCGATCGAGGATCGGGAGCATAAGTCCTCTGGACCTCACTATTATATGGATGACTAA
- the LOC121800578 gene encoding uncharacterized protein LOC121800578: MSLATQESAIGFLNSIPVLKGNTYASWRSKVLIGLGIANLDYALRTEQPAPLTDESSDEDKRNFERWEHSNRMSLMIMQHAIPENFRGTVPKEATAKEFLEAIDMNFASNEKAETASLMHKLVTMRYNGRGEIREHIMEMSNTASKLTALNLTISDDQLVHLVMISLPHQFDHFKVSYNTVKDKWSLNELISHCVQEEERLKQSKTESAHLATSYRGKRGKDKGKRILSEFAKGKRILPDSSRNVAGPSAKQFKKERSGSVCFFCKKDGHKKNDCEEYHAWRVKKGLPPVPKAD; the protein is encoded by the exons ATGTCACTTGCAA CTCAAGAATCTGCTATTGGTTTTCTAAATTCCATTCCTGTACTAAAAGGCAATACCTATGCATCGTGGAGAAGCAAGGTATTGATTGGTTTGGGGATTGCAAATTTAGACTATGCACTTCGGACGGAGCAACCCGCCCCTCTTACTGATGAAAGTTCCGATGAGGATAAACGGAATTTTGAGAGGTGGGAACACTCCAATCGCATGAGTCTTATGATTATGCAACATGCCATCCCTGAAAACTTTCGCGGTACTGTCCCGAAAGAAGCAACTGCTAAGGAATTCCTCGAGGCCATTGATATGAATTTCGCAAGCAATGAAAAGGCCGAAACGGCTTCATTGATGCATAAACTTGTGACTATGAGGTATAATGGCCGAGGGGAAATTCGGGAGCACATTATGGAAATGTCAAACACTGCTTCAAAGCTTACGGCACTTAATTTGACGATCAGTGATGATCAACTAGTGCATTTGGTTATGATATCTCTTCCTCATCAATTTGATCACttcaaagttagttacaataCTGTGAAGGATAAATGGTCATTGAATGAGTTGATTTCTCATTGTGTTCAAGAGGAAGAGAGGTTGAAGCAAAGTAAGACGGAAAGTGCTCACTTAGCAACAAGCTATAGGGGGAAACGAGGAAAGGACAAGGGAAAGAGGATTCTTTCCGAGTTCGCTAAAGGGAAGAGGATTCTTCCCGATTCCTCCAGAAATGTTGCGGGTCCATCTGCAAAACAGTTTAAGAAGGAAAGATCAGGTTCAGTTTGCTTCTTTTGCAAGAAAGATGGACACAAGAAGAATGATTGTGAAGAATATCACGCTTGGCGCGTGAAGAAGG GGTTGCCTCCAGTGCCGAAAGCCGATTGA